A window of Melospiza melodia melodia isolate bMelMel2 chromosome Z, bMelMel2.pri, whole genome shotgun sequence contains these coding sequences:
- the CZH18orf32 gene encoding UPF0729 protein C18orf32 homolog codes for MVCIPCIVIPVLLWVYKKFLEPYIYPMVAPFIKRVWPKKAVQEPPGTKQGPGGSTGDSRGPAAAKRDQEDGPGGHKMESNGIVNGSPAKGSAAVYDKKTA; via the exons ATGGTGTGCATTCCCTGCATCGTGATCCCTGTTCTGCTCTGGGTCTACAAGAAGTTTCTGGAGCCCTACATCTACCCCATGGTCGCCCCCTTCATCAAGCGTGTCTGGCCCAAGAAAGCAGTGCAGGAGCCACCAGGCACCAAGCAGGGGCCAGGAGGCAGCACTGGGGACTCCCGGGGACCTGCAGCTGCCAAGAGAGACCAGGAGGATGGACCTGGGGGCCATAAA ATGGAAAGCAATGGCATTGTAAATGGAAGTCCTGCAAAGGGATCTGCTGCAGTGTATGACAAGAAAACAGCTTGA